One window of the Shewanella litorisediminis genome contains the following:
- a CDS encoding DUF924 family protein yields the protein MHWQQIIDFWFSEISPKQWWQKDEEFDRLIGQRFTQVLIAAKRGELFGWRQHPMGRLAEIIVLDQFSRNLYRDTPAAFEADSMALVLAQEAVSLGVDSALPDPMVPFLYMPYMHSESALIHEQAMTLFSREAARGNLAFEIRHKAIIDRFGRYPHRNAILGRESSAEELAFLQEPGSSF from the coding sequence ATGCACTGGCAGCAAATCATCGATTTTTGGTTCAGCGAAATCAGCCCAAAACAATGGTGGCAAAAGGATGAAGAGTTTGACCGCCTGATAGGACAACGATTTACCCAAGTGCTTATCGCCGCCAAGCGGGGGGAGCTGTTTGGCTGGCGGCAACACCCGATGGGGCGTCTTGCCGAGATTATCGTGCTCGATCAGTTTTCCAGAAACCTCTACCGGGACACCCCGGCTGCATTTGAAGCCGATTCCATGGCCTTGGTGCTGGCACAGGAAGCGGTCTCTCTGGGGGTGGATAGCGCGCTGCCAGACCCCATGGTGCCCTTTTTGTATATGCCTTACATGCACAGCGAGTCGGCACTTATCCACGAACAGGCCATGACGCTTTTTTCCCGCGAGGCTGCCCGGGGCAACCTGGCGTTTGAAATTCGCCATAAGGCGATTATTGACCGTTTTGGCCGTTACCCCCACAGAAATGCTATTTTGGGGCGGGAATCCAGCGCAGAAGAACTGGCTTTTTTACAAGAGCCCGGCTCCTCATTCTAA
- a CDS encoding substrate-binding periplasmic protein: protein MKNKSTFFKTLFLASLGASSQVSAETVNVGVSFAIPPYVIQQENSGLELDILRQALARRGHYAVIHYMPLSRTFREIKEGKLDGIINTKEHMLDGVFYSDEVIRFHNCVISLASRNLEINSIHDLKGMSVVAFQQAGRILGEEFGMTVAKSPSYSEIAAQRHQIHLLFKGRTDVIVMEKNIFAYYRKKELEAGFLEAGLDVREACIFEPTAYRFAFRSVRIRDDFNAGLNSMREDGTLKAILQKYSTMMHVESTEESAEESQPQSGPERP from the coding sequence ATGAAAAACAAAAGCACCTTTTTCAAAACCCTGTTCCTGGCAAGTCTGGGGGCATCGTCACAGGTTTCTGCCGAAACAGTGAATGTGGGCGTGAGCTTTGCCATACCGCCCTATGTGATACAGCAGGAAAACAGTGGTCTGGAGCTGGATATCCTCCGTCAGGCGCTGGCCCGCCGGGGGCATTATGCGGTGATTCACTATATGCCGCTGTCCCGCACCTTTCGCGAGATCAAGGAAGGCAAGCTCGACGGCATCATCAACACCAAAGAACATATGCTCGACGGTGTGTTCTACAGCGATGAGGTCATCCGCTTTCATAACTGCGTTATCAGCCTCGCCTCCCGTAATCTGGAGATTAACTCCATTCACGATCTCAAGGGCATGAGCGTGGTGGCCTTTCAACAGGCTGGTCGGATTTTGGGCGAAGAATTTGGCATGACAGTGGCCAAATCGCCCTCCTACAGTGAAATTGCGGCCCAGCGTCATCAAATCCATCTGCTGTTTAAAGGCCGAACCGATGTGATAGTCATGGAAAAAAACATCTTTGCCTACTATCGCAAAAAAGAACTGGAGGCCGGCTTTTTGGAGGCCGGGCTCGATGTCCGTGAAGCCTGCATTTTCGAACCCACGGCCTACCGCTTTGCCTTTCGCTCGGTCCGTATTCGGGACGACTTCAATGCGGGGCTGAACTCCATGCGGGAAGACGGCACACTCAAGGCCATCTTGCAAAAGTACAGCACCATGATGCATGTGGAGTCCACAGAGGAGTCCGCTGAGGAATCCCAGCCGCAATCCGGGCCGGAGCGCCCCTGA
- a CDS encoding DMT family transporter gives MQSGFYLLAALSAILMGTIGIIARFGELDAAMLTFYRLGLGALILMLFLLFRRETARLWVKPHWGTVAGGVLLATFILCFLKAIETIPMSLAIMLVYLAPAVAAIGAHFLFSERLGGATFGLILLAFFGFAMLQEFKLDLAGAEAIGMTYALGCLLAYTAFILVNKKIPPASDPYAKTWVQLAVGALVTLPMVWGDPLPNASEWFWLMIAAIFPGFLAILFAVKAITALPARMFGTLAYLEPLMVVLTGYLLFNEPMSALKWGGSALILLSGIAQVQLANAANARAHTGNGRHLKVS, from the coding sequence ATGCAAAGCGGTTTTTATTTATTGGCAGCCCTGTCGGCCATTCTCATGGGCACCATAGGCATCATTGCCCGGTTTGGCGAGTTGGATGCAGCCATGCTTACCTTTTACCGGCTCGGGCTCGGCGCCCTTATCCTGATGCTGTTTTTGCTGTTTCGCCGTGAAACCGCCAGGCTCTGGGTAAAGCCCCATTGGGGCACAGTGGCAGGGGGCGTGCTGCTGGCTACCTTTATTCTGTGCTTTCTCAAGGCCATCGAAACCATCCCCATGTCGCTTGCCATCATGCTGGTGTATCTCGCCCCGGCCGTGGCCGCCATAGGCGCGCATTTTCTGTTTTCAGAGCGCCTGGGCGGCGCGACTTTTGGTCTGATTTTACTGGCCTTTTTCGGCTTTGCCATGCTGCAGGAATTCAAGTTGGATCTGGCTGGCGCCGAGGCTATCGGCATGACCTATGCGCTGGGCTGTTTGCTGGCCTACACCGCCTTTATCCTCGTCAATAAAAAAATCCCCCCCGCCAGCGACCCCTACGCCAAAACCTGGGTGCAGCTGGCCGTGGGCGCCTTGGTCACCCTGCCCATGGTGTGGGGCGACCCTCTGCCCAACGCCAGTGAATGGTTCTGGCTGATGATTGCGGCCATCTTCCCCGGCTTTTTAGCCATCCTCTTTGCGGTAAAAGCCATTACCGCACTGCCGGCCAGGATGTTCGGCACCCTGGCCTACCTCGAACCCCTGATGGTGGTATTGACCGGTTATCTGCTGTTTAACGAGCCCATGTCTGCCCTCAAATGGGGTGGCAGTGCCCTAATCCTGCTGTCGGGCATAGCGCAGGTGCAGCTGGCAAACGCCGCCAATGCCCGCGCCCACACTGGCAATGGCAGACACCTTAAGGTAAGTTAA
- the pepN gene encoding aminopeptidase N produces the protein MKFLSQAWVAVAAITLVSCASTDKTHPLTRDNTPYISAEQAADRSQRVSNVHYELDFKLSGSAEFSATSKVRFQLSDTLSPLTLDLNKARITELLINGTKVYPNYNGSYLTLNPRLLVSGENLVQVSFVRPHSTNGEGLHRFEDPVDGRVYLYSHFEPAAAQQMFAVFDQPDLKASYKVKVTAPADWHVVTTTRESSINAEGDMRVWDFPETPLLSPYNFSLHAGPYQVWQSSDARYPMRLFARQSIADKVTPEDWFRYTALGLEYFEQYFGIPYPFKKYDQLLVPDFLYGAMENAAAITFSESSFVSSGEMSLAQKQSLAGVIMHEMAHQWFGDLVTMKWWNGLWLNESFASLMGTMALAKIPEFSHAWQSFYAGGKQRAYTLDSLVTTHPIEVPVPTSGNAFDNIDAITYQKGAASLRQLSILLGEEPFRRGVSAYLKQYSYRNATLDDFIGSLAQAAGRDLTQWTRDWLYQPGVNSIEAEFSCEGGQISHFALRQSAPAEYPVLREQKVQVALFDADRHGLHRDRVVNVIFKGERTEVPALVGRHCPKLVYPNYQDWGYVKVNLDPRSFDTARSQLSRTEDPLLRAMLWQSLWDSVTDGKLPLQDFLATALINAPQEKDLQLSTQIIGKLQSSAFYLQSANKGRGSFADKGLRALSQMSLRRAMESRGDKELQGRWFDAYISLAYGGEAIDHLNDLLDGASRVQGLEIDQDRRWDIIARLNRLDALGAERRVREELIKDNSDSGQKSAIRARVQRPDGSIKRQWLSKIAAGSEPFPKLRVAMANLYQPEQGLLANASSDERLAMLPELDAKGPVFARSAAALIPGDCSQQGVDVLSRYIDSKPALSSGMHRALLEARQMQQRCVKVLSALPN, from the coding sequence GTGAAGTTTTTAAGCCAAGCCTGGGTGGCCGTTGCCGCTATCACCCTGGTGTCCTGCGCCTCCACCGACAAAACCCATCCGCTCACGCGGGATAACACGCCGTATATCAGCGCCGAACAGGCAGCAGATCGCAGCCAACGTGTCAGTAACGTGCATTATGAGCTGGACTTCAAGCTCAGTGGCAGTGCCGAGTTCAGCGCCACCAGCAAGGTACGTTTTCAGCTCAGCGATACCCTCTCACCGCTGACACTGGACCTGAACAAGGCCCGCATTACCGAGCTGTTGATTAACGGCACCAAGGTGTACCCCAATTACAATGGCAGCTACCTGACATTAAACCCCAGGCTGCTGGTGAGCGGCGAAAACCTGGTGCAGGTGAGCTTTGTCCGCCCCCACAGCACCAATGGTGAAGGACTTCACCGCTTTGAAGACCCGGTCGATGGCCGTGTCTATCTTTACTCCCATTTTGAACCCGCGGCCGCCCAGCAAATGTTTGCGGTGTTCGACCAGCCGGATCTCAAAGCCAGCTACAAGGTGAAGGTAACCGCCCCCGCCGACTGGCACGTTGTTACCACCACGCGGGAGAGCAGCATCAATGCCGAAGGCGATATGCGCGTGTGGGACTTCCCCGAAACCCCATTGCTGAGCCCCTATAACTTCTCGCTCCATGCCGGACCCTATCAGGTGTGGCAGAGCAGCGACGCCCGCTACCCCATGCGTCTCTTCGCCCGCCAGTCCATTGCCGACAAGGTTACCCCCGAGGACTGGTTCCGTTACACCGCCCTGGGCCTTGAGTACTTTGAGCAGTATTTTGGCATCCCCTACCCCTTTAAAAAGTACGACCAGCTGCTGGTGCCGGACTTCCTCTACGGCGCCATGGAAAACGCCGCCGCCATTACCTTCTCCGAGTCATCTTTTGTCTCCAGCGGTGAGATGAGCCTGGCCCAGAAGCAGTCGCTGGCGGGGGTTATCATGCACGAGATGGCGCACCAGTGGTTTGGCGATCTGGTGACCATGAAGTGGTGGAACGGCCTGTGGCTTAACGAGAGTTTTGCCTCCCTGATGGGCACCATGGCACTGGCGAAAATACCTGAGTTTTCCCATGCCTGGCAGAGCTTTTATGCCGGTGGCAAGCAGCGGGCCTATACCCTCGACAGCCTGGTAACCACCCACCCCATCGAGGTGCCTGTGCCCACATCGGGCAATGCCTTCGACAATATCGATGCCATCACCTACCAAAAAGGGGCCGCAAGCCTGCGTCAGCTGAGCATTCTGCTGGGTGAAGAACCCTTCAGGCGCGGCGTATCGGCGTACCTCAAACAGTACAGTTACCGCAACGCCACCCTGGATGACTTTATCGGCAGTCTGGCACAGGCCGCCGGCCGGGATTTAACCCAGTGGACCCGGGATTGGCTCTACCAGCCCGGGGTAAACAGTATCGAAGCCGAGTTCAGCTGCGAGGGCGGGCAAATCAGCCACTTCGCCCTGCGCCAGAGTGCGCCGGCCGAATATCCGGTACTGAGGGAGCAAAAAGTACAGGTGGCGCTGTTCGATGCCGACCGCCACGGGCTGCACCGCGACCGGGTGGTGAACGTCATCTTCAAGGGAGAGCGCACCGAGGTGCCCGCCCTTGTCGGTCGCCATTGCCCCAAACTGGTGTACCCCAACTATCAGGACTGGGGCTATGTGAAGGTGAATCTGGATCCCCGCTCCTTCGACACCGCCCGCAGCCAGCTGTCGCGCACCGAAGACCCCCTGCTCAGGGCCATGCTGTGGCAAAGCCTGTGGGACAGCGTGACCGATGGCAAACTGCCGCTGCAGGACTTTTTGGCCACGGCGCTCATCAACGCGCCCCAGGAAAAAGACCTGCAACTGAGCACCCAGATCATCGGCAAGCTGCAGTCCAGCGCCTTTTACCTGCAAAGCGCCAACAAAGGCAGGGGCAGTTTTGCCGACAAGGGCCTGCGTGCCCTGTCGCAAATGAGCCTGCGCCGCGCCATGGAAAGCCGTGGCGACAAAGAGCTGCAGGGCCGTTGGTTTGATGCCTATATCAGCCTGGCCTACGGCGGCGAAGCCATTGATCATTTGAATGATTTGCTCGATGGTGCCAGCAGGGTGCAGGGGCTGGAGATAGATCAGGACAGACGCTGGGACATCATAGCCCGCTTAAACCGCCTCGATGCCCTGGGCGCCGAGCGCCGGGTGCGTGAAGAGCTGATAAAAGACAACAGCGACAGCGGCCAGAAATCCGCTATCCGCGCCCGGGTACAACGCCCCGATGGCAGCATCAAGCGCCAGTGGCTGAGTAAAATCGCCGCCGGCAGCGAGCCCTTCCCCAAACTGAGGGTGGCCATGGCGAACCTGTATCAGCCGGAGCAAGGCCTGCTTGCCAATGCCAGCAGCGACGAGCGCCTTGCCATGCTGCCAGAGCTGGATGCCAAGGGACCGGTGTTTGCCCGCTCGGCCGCCGCCCTCATCCCCGGAGATTGCAGCCAGCAGGGGGTGGATGTCCTGAGCCGTTACATCGACAGCAAGCCTGCCCTCTCCAGCGGTATGCACAGGGCGCTGTTGGAAGCACGGCAGATGCAGCAGCGCTGTGTGAAGGTGCTCTCGGCGCTGCCCAACTAA